A section of the Maniola jurtina chromosome 28, ilManJurt1.1, whole genome shotgun sequence genome encodes:
- the LOC123879570 gene encoding motile sperm domain-containing protein 2-like — protein sequence MTTADLRSLITAKLKENPDHGFHTLDLDRIKDEKYLKRVMKHCENDPKQGADMLWEIFSWRKSVSANEINETNIRMDYILEGGFFPHGRDIDGCLLLIVKSKKHVKGTKDFEELKKVIIYWFDRIEREENGNKITLFFDLDGCGLNNMDMELIKYVISLFKCYYPSFLNYILIYNMPWVLSAAFKIVKTLLPARAVEKMKFISQESLHEFVTPDQALTSWGGQDNYEFEFVPEGKGSTPKKVTFAEQGDHSPGEMLRLNPNNLIIFKNENEEVTGQFTITNMDDGAVSFKIRTTSPEKFRVRPSSGILTKGATQTILIVVQPGFQLRNVMKDMFLVMSVQIPKTDLSQKELSDIWANSSGSKVDEYRLKCQFPVKDLPKNGNLEVVNHEKPESVANALNNLQMNYEILHRQVDKLKLYQFLTLLVTCVAVILGFLVYQNTNDNDNNKYCERI from the coding sequence ATGACGACAGCCGATCTACGGAGTTTGATAACAGCGAAACTAAAGGAAAACCCTGACCATGGGTTCCATACATTGGACTTGGATCGGATAAAGGATGAGAAATATTTGAAACGAGTGATGAAGCATTGCGAAAATGACCCGAAACAGGGCGCGGACATGCTGTGGGAGATATTTAGTTGGCGGAAATCGGTATCCGCTAACGAAATTAACGAGACCAACATCAGAATGGATTACATACTTGAAGGAGGATTCTTTCCTCACGGACGCGATATCGATGGATGCCTTCTTTTGATAGTCAAGTCGAAAAAACACGTGAAAGGTACCAAAGACTTCGAGGAATTGAAAAAAGTTATCATATACTGGTTCGATCGTATTGAACGCGAAGAAAATGGCAACAAAATAACACTATTTTTCGATTTAGACGGATGTGGTTTGAACAATATGGATATGGAgttaattaagtatgtaatatCACTATTCAAGTGTTACTATCCAAGCTTTTTGAActatatactaatttataacATGCCCTGGGTCCTATCTGCTGCATTTAAGATAGTTAAAACGTTGTTACCCGCACGAGCCGTTGAGAAAATGAAGTTCATATCTCAAGAGTCGTTACACGAGTTTGTTACACCGGATCAAGCGTTAACGAGTTGGGGCGGGCAAGATAattatgaatttgaatttgttccGGAAGGTAAGGGTAGCACACCAAAGAAAGTAACGTTTGCCGAACAAGGTGACCACTCGCCAGGAGAAATGTTGCGTTTGAACCCAAATAACTTGATTATCTTCAAGAATGAGAACGAAGAGGTTACCGGACAGTTCACGATAACTAACATGGATGATGGTGCCGTATCGTTTAAAATTAGAACAACTTCACCTGAGAAGTTCCGTGTACGACCAAGTTCTGGCATATTAACGAAAGGTGCAACTCAGACCATACTAATCGTTGTCCAACCAGGATTTCAACTCCGTAACGTAATGAAAGACATGTTCTTAGTCATGTCCGTGCAAattcctaaaacagatttgtctCAAAAGGAGCTAAGTGACATATGGGCGAATTCGTCTGGCAGCAAAGTTGACGAATACAGACTAAAATGCCAATTCCCCGTTAAAGATTTACCCAAAAATGGCAATTTGGAAGTCGTTAATCACGAAAAGCCCGAATCGGTCGCAAATGCATTGAACAACCTCCAAATGAACTATGAAATTTTACACCGCCAAGTTGATAAGCTTAAACTGTACCAGTTCCTTACGTTACTCGTTACTTGTGTTGCTGTTATATTGGGATTCCTTGTCTACCAAAACACCAATGATAACGATAACAATAAATATTGTGAACGCATCTAG